The Episyrphus balteatus chromosome 3, idEpiBalt1.1, whole genome shotgun sequence genome segment ttatagccgaCCGTCGAGCGACTTAGCTCTTACGGATAGAAtgtaaaattggtgtcaaatgaaagataagttgatagagaaaatgaaaaaatagggttaccgtttttaaaatgggaacttctatgtggcaaccctgttttaaaagaaaaaatggtaTATTACATATCTTTGTAGTAGAatcaaataagaacatttttgaaatgccaAATGAAAGctaaaatagtgaaaaaaattaataaaataatataaggaaTGTTGGCCTacaaatatggcaaccctattaaAACGAGCGAAAAAAACACaccaaaagagcttttttatttaaaagattagGTACAAACCTTTGGGAAATTCTCTTCTATCTTAAAcctgtcgggtgccacctctaAAATATgagcaagtactcggcaaccctacatGAATGCTAAGAAAcacagaaaaactttttttttttttacaaaaatgtatggaatttgatagagttaaaggtcAAATATAACATATGATATTACACATTTTGGccagtaaaaataatatttttagtatttctaagcatttgcgtagggttgccgagtacttgcccGTATTTTTGACAGCAAAAGATGAGAGCAGAGTTTATCTTTTTAGTCCatataaaaattgtaggtaCTCTGTTGTTccaaaaagattattttatttgttttttttttcaatttaagtagGGTTGCCATATCCCAACAttccttattttatatttttaattttttccttatttaagctttcatttgacatttcaaaaattgtcttaCTTGATCATGCTACAAATATATGTAATaaaccattttttcttttaaaatagggttgccacatagaagttcccattttaaaagtttcaaccctatttttttcattttctcaatCAACTTGTCTTCCATTTGACACCTGTTTTACCCTCTATCGGTATAAGCTAAGTCGTTTGACGGTCGCCTATACgtcttttaaactatttttaccCTGTTCTACATTTATAGCTATAACTTTTTTCCCACAGCGAATTGAGTCTTGGCGCCATATAAACAATTGATCTACGCAAAAATACCTTTCCAATGACATATGACACATCGTTATTGGTCTCAGGGCCAAAATTACCATTGTCCTTTCCAATAGatattaaagataaagatactgtgaactacaagagcaagtacgtgcgacccagtcgtgcattttatttttagtgttTTTCGAAATTTGTATCCATtaaaaaactatatatttttacaaaacggctctaacaatgaGAATAACCATTAATGAAATCATGGAGCATATTTGAAACAAAGAATAATAATGACTGGCCAAAGTTCAAggcaattaaaataatttatatatacCGTACCCCAAAAAATCctcataattttttcatttctatCTAAGACTAAAACTTGAAGGAATCTCCTTCGCACTCAGAtcatttataattaaatttaatgcagATTTGTGTGTTAAGTGCTGTTTTCACCTCTTAAAGAACTTAATTCCCATGCTTTCTCAACACAAAACATAAAAcccattaatttgtttttgtgaacTATATACTCTGGTAaatctgaaaacaaaaaaaaacatcttaataACGAAAATACTCATCGTCAGATATAATCTCTTTCACCATCCATATCTAATTGTTAATtcttgaggaaaaaaaaaggatttctttttgcttctttcATAAATATATAATGGCAAATGGCAAGTGGGTAATTTGGTTAAAGAATGATTCCATTTGCTTTTTTGGGATTGCGGCCAAGTTTTCTTCTAATATCATTTTGGCTTGGAACTGTGAATCTTTTGTGTGATTAAAATGACGCCCACTTTTGTCAATGACTTGTAAGTTCTTAAAGAaatcaaaagaagaaaaacacaaaaaatataaaaccctCAGACAGACATAGAATTTCATTCGTTCTCATGTCTTTTGGGATTTTCATTTTACTTACAATTAAGTAGTTCTATTTGGTTGGTGTTATTGTTGTCTGTCTCTTAATTTAGGTTTTAACACAATGATTTTATCTTGTTGTtagctttgaaataattttttttttgtgtaaaaaaaaacttttttaactatGAATTTCGTGGAACATAATGTCGTTCAGAAGTTTTTCATTTATTCATGCTTAAGCAGGTGTGACTTTCAGCCAATTGTAAgagttttagtttttatgtttcctaagttaaataaattacaatttaaattaagggtgagattcaattttttttaatgtttgaataAGGTGAACAAGTAAATCAAAACTTGTCGGTtgctataataaaataaattaaaacagaaCGCATTTTACTTAtgagttttttaagaaaaatctgTAACACACTGTctgtgataaataattttttaattttatatacttgGAATGTAAGATAAAACCATAAAACACTAATTATTTTGGtcgaaaataatgtttttttatttagctttaaaatttgtttataaaaaaaatgttccacatacaccacagtgacctgcGTTGGCAGTTCTGGAACAGTTTCTGTTATATTAAACATTGATTGACTTTTTGATTTTAGAACacatttacaaacaaatttatcaCCCAAAGTTATATTAGCAGTTTTAATTACGTAGAATACACCTTCTAAGGCATGTGTCagggttttttaaaattttatttcaagaaacaaaaaaacatatgcAATGTAGTTACCTTTAAAATGATTTCATGTACTTTAAACTCAAACAGTTTTTCAGGgaataatttaacaataaaaaaaaaaacctttttaaacgtttttgacgtgataacgtcttataaatcgatgaaccatgacagccaccacaaaaaagtgacgccattttctaacgttacactctcgcattttcgcagtgcggcaaaaaatttcaatacaaaattaaaaataaactattagaaatgcaaaaatcttctatagcttatttgaaagataataacctaaagctttatccaaatgaaggatttttaaaaattccgtcatttaaaagggtaaacaggggtaaaacggaaagattaAATtcgggctaaaatctaaacgcaaagtcaTAGAGAGTTATAGATagataaaactaatttaagaataactgcatttaagaaaaaattctaaaaaattttgaaactaagctataacgttttgtttgaacgttatacacgtgttggggctatgaaaaaatgatgattttgggtaaaggaaatttttttttgacaattctaaagatgccaggtgaaagatgagggaaaaaaaattaggcatctgatacggattttttttaaatactctgcgtttcgaaatatgaattttttaaaaacaccttgttttttaggggtatttttgggtagtttttgatttttagcttttttttggagcgttcaaaaaatctcaaacttataggacatgtaggttttggccttatgcatacaacttggaatcgtttagtgagttttgactgaaaaacggaagaaacaagtttttaaaagatacgttttttgaccgttttccatcgttttttaattttatctttttttctttaatagatacaagaataaagtatatggagtaatggtAGATCATgtctacgactatatgtgtgcgtttcaattattttcgtaagcacaattttgagataacggttaaataaaattttagaattcaataggttataacttttgaccaagagcagatagaaattttattaaacttttatgagcatcctgatacaattacctttcatttggtatatcacacataactgtagactaactacaagctacacaatattaaatcaagaaacttgcgaaaaacctcaaaacaccagtggagatctgttgccccccgaacagccaccagtgtgggaagtaccgtaatctcagtctggaaattcgacatggttgactttaaaaaattctaaattctcttgtaggcatctttgatacgtcatatggaaggtgaaataataagctttcacatggtatattatattttttataggttgtcaaacaaaaaaattgattccgtagcctgagaacataaaaataaatgtttttttttgctttttttaatgaaatttgatcgagttcaaaaaattctagctctttttgtagatgtctcatagacctgatcgatatatatattgagctaagacaataagctttcaggtggtaaaaatttttttataggttgttagggaaaaaaatggaattaatgagaagataaaaattcatgttttttttgattttttttttgatgaaaatgattgttttcaataaattatttttatactttttgcgcattgtacaaatttaaaaatggttttattcttaagaagaaatacttggcttttagattgtataattttttttgtaagcttttaaaataaaaaaattaatataatgagaaaataaaaaagtattttttttagctttttcttggaaattatgattgtttgaaaaaagtaaacgcttcaattgactcattttaaacaaaagcacacaacctgttttctgacgacgttatcacgtaaaatcatcgtccgtaaaccagacaacctctttttatgTTAGATATCTATCTTTTATTACGTTAATATGAATCAGATACCCATTTTACCAtagttttgcttttattttattttatttgatttggtATCTGTTTGTTGTGTTTGCTTTTATTCGATAACCAAGAAGGGTCCAAATCGAGAGAAATTTGTGAATATTGCAACCAATTATATTAACACTATCAAAGTGGGTGTCTATGGTGTATACGCAACATTTTTTCTGTTTCAAACGCTTTGTAGTGTTAGTACAAAAATcatatcaaaataataataggtaattgtaataataatataattgagGTGCTAAGATTGCGTATAAGAATAATGTCTAACAAATGTAGTTAtctattttttccaaaacttgttggtttttttttaaataaaacacaaacatttcttaaaagaagtttcattaaattttatttaatagtttttttttttcttttaaaatttttatcaagTCAACATTCTTATAAGCTAAGaatattttgtcattttttttttttattaaattaaaataaaaatctctttaattctaaaaattctatacataattctatagaaaaattatttaatatatatgtatcaatatatattttatttaaatttacaatcCCAAATGAATGAGTTAAGAACAAGAGATCActtgaataaataatttcaactttattttatataatataattttttttgtataaacttttttttattaaaaataaaaattatttcaatagtAATGAGAGATGTCACAGCAATCCaaagtatttttcattttcattttatttaatcattgttttttttttttaaagtagctttaccagtattgatttttttttttgagagggaAAAGCGTATAATGTTTCCCCATTTTTTGTATGTGGACAGAATAAAATTCTTAGAAACTTTAACGGCATTAAACGTGGGTTGGGTATAGTTAggtttttatatatgtattttgatttaaatttatgaaaCAGAATTGTATTCTCCGTTTCCGTTCGTTGTAATCTCATGAAGGCCGACATGGACCTTAACTGTGCTATTTGCAATTGGCTTAACTGGTGACACAGGCAGGGATACTGACGAATTGGATTCCTTTATGGAAGGATTTTTATTGCTACCAGTTCCGCgtagaaaattcattttccGCCTTGTTCGCCAGCGAATTTTATCCGAAAGGCTTTCTAGCGTCTTGCTGGCTGGTTTGCGGGACGAATTCCTCAACTCTACACGACTATTCGTCGAATGCGGATCCCGACGGATAATACTGGAGAGTTTCGGTCGGCGAGTTGTGCTCACCGAGCCGTTATAGTGTATTCCGCCGCCAGGATGACATCTCAGTTCTTGCACTCTCAATGGTGTTCCCGCCCGTTCAATGCCCGACTTGGGGAACACGTCAGTCTCATTGTCTGAGCATCTATTGCTCATGTCCAAGTTATTGTCTGTCCACTCACCTGAGTCCAGTGACAACTCGTCACTGGAGACAAGCTGTGCCGGTAGGTAGCCCTGCGGTCGACGCATCTCCTTTAACCGGTACGACGACTGGTGGTGATGGTTGTGGGCAATTTCTGACTCTAGCAGCGAATTGGCATCATCCAACGAGGAGACCTGCGATATTTGAGTGTGTAATTCTCCACGATGGGTGGGCACTCCGGCCATCTTTGGCGTGCTATTAACAGCTGCTGCGGCAACTGCGGTTGCAGATTGCAGCACATAACTGTTTGTTGCAAATACATCGTTCTTGCTGAGCGAGGTCATCAAGGTCGACTGGCTACTGACGGACACACACCGCATGCGGTGGGCTCTGCAACTATTCCCATTCGTCCTCACACTATCCTGCAGAGAAATATGATGTGGATCACGACATTGCAATTGGACTACTCTATAGGAATTATAATGATCGATTGCATTGTTATTCACCGTTGTATGCAGACGCATCGAACCGTTCTGACGCAGCAGAGCGCTGTAATTGTGATTTGTGGTCTGGTATCGTCCAGTCAGGCCAAAGTGACGGGCCAGGGTAACCTATAAAATTGCAAAGGCGCAAGAGAGGTAGGTTTACCATTAGTGGCGAGACTGTGAAATGCTGTGCTATGCACTGAGTTTATGTATAGGTACCTTAAAAGCATCCCTGAACTTGTGACTCATGATGTTGTAGAGCAATGGATTGATACATGTCGACAGAAAGTATATGACGCCAGAGATGTATGTTAGGATGGAGTAAATCTCATTGTATAGTGGGGAGGTGTCACCGATGCTGGAACCATAAACTGCCATTAGTCGTTGGGCGTGATGTGGCGCCCAACACAGGAAAAAGGCAACTGCCACAGCTACtgtaaggaaaaacaaaaaaaaaaagaaggatagaattattttttaagctgaaacagaaaagttgtgtttttttgaaaatggaaaaaaatgaaattcaagcaTTTAATAGAGAAACACCAACGGGTTTTCGAAGTGAACTTTGACAGTTGATAAAAAACTTCCCACAGTTACGTTGTACTAAAATGCATATAAATGATGCGttggattaaaaaataaatccttaGCCCAGTAGCGAGAGTaatggaaaatgaaattgaGTATGACATGGTTGCTGAATTTGTTTGGTGATTATTTTTATGGAGGGTAGAGTGTGTCTTTTAAAAGTTTACTTTTCGTTGCATTCACAACGCATTTACAATTGGTATGAATGTAGTGAATGGTATTTTAAGTTGAAGGATTAAAAAGGCAAACAACAAGCCGGCTCAAATATTTTCACTGGTATTTCAAttgtaaggatttttttttgttgcaattttaATACACTTTGTGATAAACAATTCctggaaaaaattaatcatttcCTGAAGAGTAAAAAAGTTTGAAGGGAGTTCTATAAAATACTATTCAGGATATGGGGGTTTTGGGTATTAAATACTGAAATAAAATGGTAAATTATGTCACTTTAAGTTATTTGTTTGATCTGTTAAGAGGATTCATTGGGttttttgtatcaatttaaATATTGGTTTAAaagaaactgttaattaatttcaggaaaaatgtatcctttttttacaaataaagtaaataaaagttACGACTGGCTTACACCTACTTGATCTTATGGTAAAATAAGCTTTAATGTTAAACCTTTTACAAAAATgagtaataattataatttgagTTTCCAAGGATTTAAGCAATATTAAAATaagtaatgaaaaatatatatataatttttgtgtgcAGTTACTTAAAAcccgacttaaatgattttgaacaCGGAATAAAGTATATCATTTGCTTTCTTGCATAATGCACGgaattacaagaaaaaaaaaatggttttgagaATCTTTAGAAacattcaaaaagaaaaaaaaattgtatgcttacaatttttttggaaataagagatgccattttttaaaaactataaatcaagactttaaaaaattattttagtgaAAATTCATcaactcgttttcaaaaaaaaattgttgaaacatactaaaaatatatctaaaaatgtggtttttgaaaatcttacaaTTTTATTCAGTAAAAAATAACTAGGGTATATTGATCAATAccttaaagaaaaatttgaaataaattgaaatccccttttcaaaaaattgatataaaaaaaaaaaaaaaaaaaataataataaattattatttttgggaAAATAAATATACTACCTATAGGTATTTATGTTttgtatatttaatattttttataatttataagtaaataaattggttaaaaatttaactaactGAAAATCCTTATTTCTCGACTGAAATGGTTTAAACAATCTTTAAAcaatcaattttaatgattttcaaatgtcattttcaatttttcaaagctTCAAAACACATAAAAATCCACAATGAAATGTAAATTTGCTCAAAGCCAAATAAAATTCAATCCCCATGAGTAATCTAAAACCAGGTGAAACATAAGGCAAAacatgaatacttttttttaccttaccctctgtcggcacacgggtacgaatttggcaggacaaaaataaaaaaattaccatttttcaaaaaagtggtcacaaataagtctctttataagggttagaatatattttttttgcaattgtgaatacaataggTATT includes the following:
- the LOC129915978 gene encoding neuropeptide CCHamide-2 receptor-like isoform X2, whose amino-acid sequence is MVGGNQTAIFLEMFANEETPRDEIFKSDWFKNNVSQLFNISEKNLTNLLDNYIELDGNAERDSIALLSVITVCYALIFIAGILGNLITCIVINRNKFMHTATNFYLFNLAVSDLILLLSGMPNELYSMWYPTSYPFTDVVCIIGGILSETAANATVLTITAFTVERYIAICHPFRQHTMSKLSRAIKFILAIWVAAFLLALPQAMQFSVMKQNDTKVCSVKNDLTQDVFVVSGFIFFGGPMTAICVLYVLIGVKLKRSRMLQAVPRRCFDLNRGISAQTRVIRMLIAVAVAFFLCWAPHHAQRLMAVYGSSIGDTSPLYNEIYSILTYISGVIYFLSTCINPLLYNIMSHKFRDAFKVTLARHFGLTGRYQTTNHNYSALLRQNGSMRLHTTDSVRTNGNSCRAHRMRCVSVSSQSTLMTSLSKNDVFATNSYVLQSATAVAAAAVNSTPKMAGVPTHRGELHTQISQVSSLDDANSLLESEIAHNHHHQSSYRLKEMRRPQGYLPAQLVSSDELSLDSGEWTDNNLDMSNRCSDNETDVFPKSGIERAGTPLRVQELRCHPGGGIHYNGSVSTTRRPKLSSIIRRDPHSTNSRVELRNSSRKPASKTLESLSDKIRWRTRRKMNFLRGTGSNKNPSIKESNSSVSLPVSPVKPIANSTVKVHVGLHEITTNGNGEYNSVS
- the LOC129915978 gene encoding uncharacterized protein LOC129915978 isoform X1, with the protein product MVGGNQTAIFLEMFANEETPRDEIFKSDWFKNNVSQLFNISEKNLTNLLDNYIELDGNAERDSIALLSVITVCYALIFIAGILGNLITCIVINRNKFMHTATNFYLFNLAVSDLILLLSGMPNELYSMWYPTSYPFTDVVCIIGGILSETAANATVLTITAFTVERYIAICHPFRQHTMSKLSRAIKFILAIWVAAFLLALPQAMQFSVMKQNDTKVCSVKNDLTQDVFVVSGFIFFGGPMTAICVLYVLIGVKLKRSRMLQAVPRRCFDLNRGISAQTRVIRMLIAVAVAFFLCWAPHHAQRLMAVYGSSIGDTSPLYNEIYSILTYISGVIYFLSTCINPLLYNIMSHKFRDAFKVTLARHFGLTGRYQTTNHNYSALLRQNGSMRLHTTVNNNAIDHYNSYRVVQLQCRDPHHISLQDSVRTNGNSCRAHRMRCVSVSSQSTLMTSLSKNDVFATNSYVLQSATAVAAAAVNSTPKMAGVPTHRGELHTQISQVSSLDDANSLLESEIAHNHHHQSSYRLKEMRRPQGYLPAQLVSSDELSLDSGEWTDNNLDMSNRCSDNETDVFPKSGIERAGTPLRVQELRCHPGGGIHYNGSVSTTRRPKLSSIIRRDPHSTNSRVELRNSSRKPASKTLESLSDKIRWRTRRKMNFLRGTGSNKNPSIKESNSSVSLPVSPVKPIANSTVKVHVGLHEITTNGNGEYNSVS